The proteins below are encoded in one region of Marinobacter sp. F4206:
- a CDS encoding biopolymer transporter ExbD — MTHLVPPPSTSGKTLMERVEDALLPLINLVFLLLMFFIVAGQIADEPLPELPGASDLTQQAPHADLLVTASGDWQVVGDSLPADKLIRRLPPPDSDRPLKIAAAGSIAMTDLEALFRVLERGGFTELVLLTEPAS; from the coding sequence ATGACCCACCTGGTTCCCCCGCCGTCGACCTCCGGCAAGACCTTGATGGAGCGCGTGGAAGATGCGCTGCTCCCGCTGATCAATCTGGTGTTCCTGCTGTTGATGTTCTTCATTGTCGCCGGTCAGATTGCGGATGAACCCTTACCGGAGCTGCCGGGCGCCTCGGATCTCACCCAGCAGGCACCCCATGCCGATCTGTTGGTCACCGCCAGCGGCGACTGGCAGGTTGTCGGTGACTCACTCCCCGCCGACAAGCTGATCCGGCGCCTGCCGCCACCCGATTCCGACCGCCCCCTGAAAATCGCCGCCGCCGGTTCCATCGCCATGACCGACCTGGAAGCCCTGTTCCGGGTTCTTGAGCGGGGTGGTTTCACCGAGCTTGTGTTGTTGACGGAACCGGCATCATGA
- a CDS encoding energy transducer TonB, protein MIDSPRFVRVGLLLFAILITLLTGLLITPDHPLRLPVLGDAAVSTAPAIRISLASEPAPTGKPSPMPQRAEPTPPAEPEPEPEPEPEPEPEPEPETVPEPAPDPTPATVEKAPTTPAEPVPSNASADPTQQPATQQVELTAGRSAKVDNYLTRLSRHLSRFYNYPRRARRLGQEGMPVVVFSFQRDGSLLTHRLETGSGHRLLDGAALDMLEQAAPLPAVPAEMPGERFSYALPVRFRLR, encoded by the coding sequence ATGATCGATTCTCCCCGTTTTGTGCGTGTCGGTTTGCTGCTGTTCGCCATCCTGATCACCCTGCTGACCGGTCTGCTGATCACCCCGGATCATCCCCTGCGACTGCCGGTACTGGGGGATGCCGCCGTCAGCACGGCGCCAGCCATCCGGATCAGCCTGGCGTCGGAGCCCGCGCCCACCGGGAAGCCGAGCCCCATGCCCCAGCGAGCCGAACCGACTCCGCCCGCAGAGCCAGAGCCAGAGCCAGAGCCAGAGCCAGAGCCAGAGCCAGAGCCAGAGCCAGAAACGGTACCCGAACCCGCGCCGGACCCAACACCGGCGACTGTCGAGAAAGCCCCGACAACGCCGGCAGAACCGGTTCCGTCCAACGCCAGCGCCGATCCCACGCAGCAGCCCGCAACTCAGCAGGTTGAACTCACCGCCGGACGCTCGGCCAAGGTCGACAACTACCTGACCCGTCTGAGCCGACACCTCAGTCGCTTCTACAACTACCCCAGGCGAGCCCGCCGTCTGGGCCAGGAAGGCATGCCGGTGGTGGTCTTCAGTTTCCAGCGCGACGGCTCCCTGCTGACACACCGCCTTGAAACCGGCTCGGGGCACCGGCTGCTCGACGGTGCCGCACTGGACATGCTGGAGCAGGCGGCCCCGCTACCGGCGGTCCCAGCAGAAATGCCGGGCGAACGTTTCAGCTACGCCCTCCCGGTCCGGTTCCGGCTTCGCTGA
- a CDS encoding MotA/TolQ/ExbB proton channel family protein: MPDTALHPSTEPLRDLLSRLFEMGGPVMMVLLAIAMAGAITFVYLMLMGTLYAPRLTTRLKKIVTMWQQTPADVQPARLRRQVSGFARLNPLFRLVANTIEACQQQQDSERIRSTAARDAQQALEPFEAPLKIIEVIAALAPLLGLLGTVMGMMDAFSAMAATEGRANAAQLSGGIYEALTTTAAGLIIAIPFAALAAWIEFRLRRIHKTIDSTLVTVLNAADNADAAAPTAPTTAAQPASAVSDRRPPATAQDDQHQGRQRFAHATG; the protein is encoded by the coding sequence ATGCCCGACACGGCCCTGCACCCCTCAACCGAACCGCTTCGCGACCTGCTCTCCCGTTTGTTCGAGATGGGCGGACCGGTCATGATGGTGCTTCTGGCTATTGCCATGGCAGGGGCAATTACGTTCGTCTATCTGATGCTTATGGGCACGTTGTACGCGCCCCGTCTGACCACCAGACTTAAAAAAATTGTGACAATGTGGCAACAAACACCCGCGGACGTGCAACCGGCAAGACTGCGCCGACAGGTCAGTGGGTTCGCTCGGCTGAACCCCCTGTTCCGCCTTGTTGCCAATACCATCGAAGCCTGTCAGCAACAGCAGGACAGCGAGCGAATTCGAAGCACGGCGGCACGGGACGCCCAACAGGCCCTGGAACCTTTTGAGGCGCCCCTGAAAATCATTGAAGTGATCGCGGCCCTGGCCCCGCTTCTCGGGTTACTGGGAACCGTCATGGGCATGATGGACGCCTTCAGTGCCATGGCCGCGACGGAAGGCCGCGCCAATGCCGCCCAGCTGAGCGGTGGAATCTACGAGGCCCTGACCACAACCGCCGCGGGCCTGATCATCGCCATCCCCTTTGCGGCGCTGGCGGCCTGGATCGAATTCCGGCTGCGGCGGATTCACAAGACCATCGACAGCACCCTCGTCACGGTACTGAATGCCGCCGACAACGCCGACGCGGCCGCGCCCACGGCACCGACCACAGCAGCGCAACCAGCCTCCGCGGTCAGTGACCGAAGGCCTCCGGCAACCGCCCAGGACGATCAGCACCAAGGCCGACAGCGCTTCGCCCATGCAACTGGTTGA
- a CDS encoding Hcp family type VI secretion system effector, whose amino-acid sequence MPTPCYISIEGQTQGNITAGAFTSDSVGNIYVEGHEDEILVQEFSHVVTVPTDPQSGQPSGQRVHKPFKFTSALNKATPLMYNALASGEMLPKVELKWYRTSVEGKQEHFFSTILEDATIIDINCNMPHCQDASNADFTQLVTVSVSYRKVTWEHAVAGTSGADDWRSPFEA is encoded by the coding sequence ATGCCAACTCCTTGTTACATCAGTATCGAAGGCCAGACTCAGGGCAACATCACCGCCGGTGCATTCACTTCCGATTCCGTGGGCAACATCTACGTGGAAGGTCACGAAGACGAAATCCTGGTTCAGGAATTCAGCCACGTGGTCACCGTGCCGACGGACCCGCAATCGGGCCAGCCCTCCGGTCAGCGGGTACACAAGCCATTCAAATTCACCTCTGCGCTGAACAAGGCTACGCCGCTGATGTACAACGCCCTGGCCTCTGGCGAAATGCTGCCCAAGGTTGAGCTTAAGTGGTATCGCACCTCCGTTGAAGGCAAGCAGGAGCATTTCTTCTCCACCATCCTCGAGGATGCCACCATCATCGACATCAACTGCAACATGCCCCACTGCCAGGATGCCAGCAACGCTGATTTCACCCAGCTGGTTACCGTGTCCGTGTCCTACCGCAAGGTAACCTGGGAGCATGCCGTTGCCGGCACCTCCGGCGCCGACGACTGGCGTTCGCCGTTCGAAGCCTGA
- a CDS encoding formate/nitrite transporter family protein, translated as MSYILPSEFVTKMVDAGESKIYMSTRDTLIRAFMAGAILALAAAFAITVAVETGVFLIGAILFPIGFCMLYLMGFDLLTGVFMLTPLALLDKRPGVTPKAILRNWGWVFLGNLGGALTVAFMMAFIFTYGFNTDPGAVGAKIASVGEARTLGYAEYGAAGWATIFIRGMLCNWMVSMGVVGAMISTNVSGKVLAMWMPIMLFFFMGFEHSIVNMFLFPSAIIMGGEFSVMDYLWWNEIPTVLGNLVGGLAFTGLTLYTTHVRTAPKRPAPAAYDDSALANRA; from the coding sequence ATGTCTTATATTTTACCTTCGGAGTTCGTCACCAAGATGGTGGACGCCGGTGAATCAAAGATCTACATGTCGACACGGGACACGCTGATCCGGGCCTTCATGGCCGGTGCCATCCTGGCCCTGGCGGCCGCGTTTGCCATCACCGTTGCCGTCGAGACCGGTGTCTTCCTGATCGGCGCCATTCTGTTCCCGATCGGTTTCTGCATGTTGTACCTCATGGGCTTCGACCTGCTGACCGGGGTGTTCATGCTGACCCCGCTGGCGCTGCTCGACAAACGTCCGGGGGTAACGCCGAAAGCCATCCTGCGTAACTGGGGCTGGGTTTTTCTGGGCAACCTCGGTGGCGCCCTGACCGTCGCCTTCATGATGGCCTTCATCTTCACCTACGGCTTCAACACCGACCCCGGCGCCGTTGGCGCCAAGATCGCCAGCGTCGGTGAGGCCCGGACCCTGGGTTACGCTGAGTACGGGGCGGCAGGCTGGGCCACCATCTTCATCCGCGGCATGCTGTGCAACTGGATGGTCTCCATGGGTGTCGTTGGCGCCATGATCTCCACCAACGTGAGCGGCAAGGTGCTGGCCATGTGGATGCCGATCATGCTGTTCTTCTTCATGGGCTTCGAGCATTCCATCGTGAACATGTTCCTGTTCCCGTCGGCCATCATCATGGGCGGTGAATTCTCGGTCATGGACTACCTCTGGTGGAACGAGATTCCGACCGTACTGGGCAACCTGGTGGGCGGCCTCGCCTTTACCGGCCTCACGCTGTACACCACGCACGTACGCACAGCTCCGAAGCGTCCAGCTCCAGCCGCCTATGACGACTCCGCTCTGGCCAACCGTGCCTGA
- a CDS encoding biopolymer transporter ExbD — protein MTPLIDVVFILLVFFMLTSRLSPVGFLELANASPEGPSADGQSIPELIITGNGEVKWQAQTLGLEDLITELTASGIAEVNLSTRPDTRLGNFTRTLSGLDSAGIKTHWKRATTQTP, from the coding sequence ATGACCCCGCTTATCGACGTGGTGTTCATCCTTTTGGTGTTCTTCATGCTCACCAGCCGGTTGTCGCCGGTCGGTTTTCTGGAACTCGCAAATGCCAGTCCGGAAGGCCCGTCCGCGGACGGGCAGTCGATTCCGGAACTGATCATCACCGGAAACGGCGAGGTGAAGTGGCAGGCTCAAACCCTTGGGTTGGAGGATCTGATCACTGAACTGACAGCCAGCGGCATCGCCGAGGTAAATCTCAGCACCCGCCCCGACACCCGGCTTGGGAATTTTACCCGGACCCTTAGCGGACTCGACAGCGCCGGTATCAAAACCCACTGGAAACGAGCGACCACACAGACGCCATGA
- a CDS encoding bifunctional protein-serine/threonine kinase/phosphatase, whose protein sequence is MTAALEISVGQYSDKGLKAVNQDFHGLMIPDDHQRVTKGIAIAIADGISSSNVSQVASESAVAGFLSDYFSTPETWSVKQSAQRVLRATNAWLHAQTRQSQYRYDRDRGYVCTLSVMVLKSTTAHIFNVGDSRVYRVQNRALEQLSTDHRLWLSRTESCLTRAMGMEHRLDIDYRQTPLRAGDLFLLTTDGIYEHLPEAEITRLLQHEGDDLTTAAQAIARAALAAGSDDNLTVQIVRIDAVPDAREAGELYRELGQLPFAPELTPGQIIDGYRIVRQIHASGRSHVFQAVDEASETPVVIKTPSMDLREDPQYLEQFAAEEWIARRISNPHVVRPFAPERPRSCMYLVTHFVAGRTLKQWMLDHPAPDLETVRGLIEQVGRGLRAFHRLEMVHQDLKPENILVDAEGTVTLIDFGATRVAGLQELNDHEEAAHPRGAALYSAPETFLGEPASWRADQFSLAVIAYQLLTGRLPYEAEVPRIRNRSHQRRLTYQSARPYREDVPVWVDDALGRALHPEPHRRYPALSEFLHDLRQPGTDWQTRRRPPLMERHPVTFWQSVSALLFLALLATLAFD, encoded by the coding sequence ATGACTGCTGCCCTGGAAATTTCGGTCGGCCAGTATTCTGACAAGGGCCTGAAAGCCGTGAATCAGGATTTCCACGGCCTGATGATTCCGGATGATCACCAGCGGGTCACCAAAGGCATCGCCATTGCCATCGCGGACGGCATCAGTTCCAGCAATGTCAGCCAGGTGGCCAGCGAATCGGCCGTGGCAGGCTTCCTCAGCGACTATTTCTCGACCCCGGAAACCTGGTCGGTGAAGCAGTCGGCCCAGCGCGTGCTCCGGGCGACCAACGCCTGGTTACATGCCCAGACCCGACAGAGCCAGTACCGGTATGACCGGGACCGCGGTTACGTCTGCACCCTGAGCGTGATGGTCCTGAAGTCCACCACGGCGCACATTTTCAATGTCGGCGACTCCCGGGTATACCGGGTCCAGAACCGCGCACTGGAACAGTTGAGCACGGACCACCGGCTCTGGCTGTCCCGTACCGAGAGTTGCCTGACCCGGGCCATGGGCATGGAACACCGGCTCGACATTGATTACCGCCAGACACCACTGCGCGCCGGTGACCTGTTCCTGCTCACCACCGACGGCATCTACGAGCACCTGCCGGAAGCCGAGATCACCCGCCTGCTCCAGCACGAAGGTGACGACCTGACTACCGCGGCCCAGGCGATTGCCCGGGCCGCCCTGGCAGCCGGCAGCGACGACAATCTGACGGTGCAGATTGTCCGGATTGATGCCGTTCCGGATGCGCGCGAGGCCGGCGAGCTCTACCGGGAGCTGGGTCAGTTGCCGTTTGCCCCGGAGCTGACGCCCGGCCAGATCATCGATGGCTACCGCATTGTCCGGCAGATCCACGCCAGCGGCCGCAGTCACGTCTTCCAGGCGGTGGACGAGGCCAGCGAGACACCGGTGGTTATCAAGACGCCGTCCATGGATTTACGCGAAGACCCGCAATACCTGGAACAGTTCGCGGCCGAGGAGTGGATTGCCCGGCGCATCAGCAATCCCCACGTGGTTCGACCGTTTGCCCCGGAACGACCGCGCAGCTGTATGTACCTGGTGACGCACTTTGTGGCGGGTCGGACCCTCAAGCAGTGGATGCTGGATCACCCGGCCCCGGATCTGGAAACCGTCCGCGGCCTCATCGAGCAAGTCGGGCGGGGGCTGCGAGCCTTCCACCGACTGGAAATGGTGCATCAGGACCTGAAACCGGAGAACATACTGGTGGACGCCGAGGGCACCGTTACCCTGATCGACTTCGGCGCCACCCGGGTCGCCGGCCTGCAGGAACTGAACGACCACGAAGAAGCCGCGCATCCCCGGGGCGCGGCCCTGTACAGTGCTCCGGAAACCTTCCTGGGGGAACCCGCCAGCTGGCGCGCCGACCAGTTCTCACTCGCGGTTATCGCCTACCAGCTGCTTACCGGCCGGTTGCCCTACGAGGCCGAAGTGCCGCGGATTCGCAACCGCAGCCACCAGCGCCGGCTCACCTACCAGTCCGCCCGACCCTACCGCGAGGATGTACCGGTGTGGGTCGATGACGCCCTCGGCCGGGCCCTGCATCCCGAACCCCACCGCCGTTATCCGGCCCTGTCCGAATTTCTCCACGACCTGCGCCAGCCCGGAACGGACTGGCAGACCCGGCGCCGGCCGCCCTTGATGGAGCGACACCCGGTGACCTTCTGGCAAAGTGTGTCCGCACTGCTGTTTCTGGCACTGCTGGCCACCCTCGCCTTCGACTGA